In one Watersipora subatra chromosome 6, tzWatSuba1.1, whole genome shotgun sequence genomic region, the following are encoded:
- the LOC137398422 gene encoding uncharacterized protein yields MAELCQLWNVGKTHTTPYYPQTNGIVERNNQGLKDSLRTLLMARGQDKWNLLLLAEESIPRYFLLHDRRDGQHVDVGIGAEVAGPVGRPPLSTEYFPAHKHTLIVQRRLHAVHKALQQSHIEMRQKDREKLPLYAPDNWVWLTNKCRRRGENLKLQAQFVGPYQVLKAWGNHRYVVEW; encoded by the coding sequence ATGGctgaactgtgccaactctggaatgtGGGGAAAACCCATACGACTCCATATTATCCACAGACCAACGGAATCGTGGAGCGGAACAACCAGGGACTCAAAGATTCATTGAGGACACTGCTCATGGCCCGGGGACAGGATAAATGGAACCTGCTGCTTCTAGCTGAAGAGAGCATACCAAGGTATTTCCTACTCCATGACAGGAGAGACGGCCAACATGTTGATGTTGGGATTGGAGCTGAGGTTGCTGGACCAGTTGGAAGGCCACCTCTATCGACTGAGTACTTTCCTGCCCACAAGCACACCCTTATAGTTCAGCGGAGGTTGCACGCAGTGCACAAGGCACTACAGCAAAGCCATATAGAAATGCGGCAAAAGGACAGGGAGAAATTACCGCTATACGCCCCAGAcaactgggtatggctcacgaatAAATGCCGGAGACGGGGAGAAAATCTTAAGCTGCAGGCACAGTTcgtgggaccataccaggtcctgaaggcctgGGGGAACCACAGATATGTAGTGGAATGGTAA